A region of Micropterus dolomieu isolate WLL.071019.BEF.003 ecotype Adirondacks linkage group LG01, ASM2129224v1, whole genome shotgun sequence DNA encodes the following proteins:
- the palmdb gene encoding uncharacterized protein palmdb isoform X3, producing MAGAKEELGIEKEIEALETQELNISANEEVVLKRLKEVERTAEDIIKKATVVDREADGQELNEGCNTTEYFNSFSVTMETTEQSELAMNCEVEVNVADSPEQGKDFNTYDEQVCLETDSSESPGEKVTLGKTTNLPADTIEIFKPDCSEANVCTVLPYQDQKEAMILETKHGGLNRNESITSSVSDTLSSADSVYENEIHRRRQDTPEQDPEQEQVPEPEQYPEPEQYPVPELHPEPEQYPEPEQYPEPEQYPEPEQDPEPEPELYPEPEQDPELEQYPETQEEQGHYSVLEQDPKPDQYPEQEPESEAEDNDLNPEDDGYQNLEIDIEEDPEAHTILFEPPMTEESTLEQCIREEAMSDVSNESCHYLDPEEMDECLRVEIAAASSDSDTDEKWRAIFSSSINKEDDDSYLDSLQLSAQELFVQKVEVKDFEEQDNDNFEEVRYEVPQVEEVLEQPEDIGSFSTPPQEVKCNPLGLQGLSKISEDESENGRDANHNHTTQQQHINADPNKKLPKDFCVIQETKSENVSTEHVDFQLARKQWREMEEQTTNKIVLPTTKQPSFHGSHSFMYTPVRNIERTQKKSHDLENLNLVGDYPHTQFSPCSEDSGLDDSSYRSPYDDPETPVEREIRISMEREENFRRERGLSRMGKSTDCAPSRSFPRSISTPLTPSFIITSSPTKEPLKHEVSANNIIILDPSKDFTSSPRHGKDNVTALSSEWRSEDSGSNLIILETSNLIIRSASEFSLNKACEQPQEKMFLNNPFFKLRSRSTISLVDEEIKMVKQREDELRKERANMYGKDRFNTDKMSNHMDTLAFHNSVDVPVKCKSSPSSPMKTAYKMDRCALSCDHRFPDVYTGGRRKSAMALRWEAGEFAKND from the exons aaagCTACTGTGGTGGACAGAGAAGCAGATGGACAAGAACTGAATGAAGGTTGCAACACAACTGAGTATTTCAACTCCTTCTCCGTCACCATGGAAACCACTGAACAATCAGAGCTGGCAATGAACTGTGAAGTGGAGGTCAATGTGGCTGATTCACCTGAGCAGGGAAAGGATTTCAATACATATGATGAGCAAGTTTGTTTAGAGACAGACTCATCAGAGTCCCCAGGGGAAAAGGTGACGCTTGGCAAAACAACCAACCTGCCAGCTGACACAATTGAGATTTTCAAGCCTGACTGCTCAGAGGCCAATGTTTGCACTGTATTGCCTTATCAAGATCAAAAGGAAGCTATGATATTAGAAACAAAGCATGGCGGCCTCAACAGGAATGAGTCAATCACCTCATCTGTGTCTGACACACTCTCCAGTGCTGACAGTGTTTATGAGAATGAGATCCATCGTAGGAGGCAGGACACGCCAGAACAAGATCCTGAGCAAGAACAAGTCCCTGAGCCAGAGCAGTATCCTGAGCCAGAGCAGTATCCTGTGCCAGAGCTGCATCCTGAGCCAGAACAGTATCCTGAGCCAGAACAGTATCCTGAGCCAGAGCAGTATCCTGAGCCAGAACAAGACcctgaaccagaaccagaactaTACCCTGAGCCAGAACAAGACCCTGAACTAGAGCAATACCCTGAGACACAGGAAGAGCAGGGACACTACTCTGTGCTAGAGCAAGATCCTAAACCTGACCAGTACCCTGAGCAGGAGCCAGAGTCTGAGGCTGAAGATAATGACCTTAATCCTGAGGATGATGGCTATCAAAATCTGGAAATAGACATAGAGGAGGACCCAGAGGCTCATACCATCCTATTTGAACCACCAATGACAGAGGAGTCTACATTAGAGCAGTGTATCAGAGAAGAGGCAATGTCAGATGTGTCCAATGAGTCCTGTCATTACCTTGATCCTGAAGAAATGGACGAATGTCTGAGAGTTGAGATTGCAGCTGCTTCTTCAGATAGTGACACAGACGAGAAATGGAGAGCTATATTCTCGTCTTCTATAAATAAAGAAGATGATGACTCATATTTAGACAGTCTTCAGCTGAGTGCCCAGGAGCTCTTTGTGCAGAAAGTTGAGGTGAAAGACTTTGAAGAACAAGACAACGACAACTTTGAAGAGGTCCGTTATGAGGTTCCACAAGTGGAAGAAGTTCTGGAACAACCTGAGGATATTGGTTCATTTTCCACCCCTCCACAAGAGGTTAAATGTAACCCTTTAGGCCTTCAAGGTTTGTCCAAAATCTCTGAAGATGAGAGTGAAAATGGCAGAGATGCCAATCACAATCACACCACCCAACAACAGCACATCAATGCAGATCCAAACAAGAAGCTACCTAAAGACTTCTGTGTGATACAAGAGACCAAGAGTGAGAATGTTAGCACAGAGCATGTGGACTTCCAGCTGGCTCGTAAACAGTGGAGGGAAATGGAGGAGCAAACCACAAACAAGATTGTCTTACCTACAACCAAGCAGCCCAGCTTCCATGGCAGTCACAGCTTCATGTACACACCGGTTCGCAACATTGAAAGAACCCAGAAGAAATCGCATGATCTGGAGAACTTAAATCTGGTTGGGGATTATCCTCACACCCAATTCAGCCCTTGCTCAGAGGATTCTGGCCTGGATGATTCCAGTTACAGGTCCCCTTATGATGACCCGGAAACACCAGTTGAAAGGGAGATTCGCATATCAATGGAAAGGGAGGAAAACttcaggagagagaggggcCTCTCCAGGATGGGCAAATCAACTGACTGTGCTCCATCACGAAGTTTCCCCAGATCCATAAGCACTCCACTCACGCCATCATTCATTATCACCTCCTCACCCACTAAGGAACCCCTGAAACATGAAGTGTCGGCAAACAACATTATCATTCTTGACCCAAGCAAGGATTTCACCTCCAGCCCCAGACATGGCAAAGACAATGTAACTGCTCTGTCCAGCGAGTGGCGCTCCGAGGACAGCGGCTCCAACCTCATCATCCTAGAGACATCCAATCTGATTATTCGCAGCGCCTCTGAGTTCTCCCTCAACAAAGCCTGTGAGCAGCCCCAAGAAAAAATGTTCCTGAACAACCCCTTTTTCAAGCTGCGTTCAAGAAGCACAATATCACTGGTGGATGAAGAGATTAAGATGGTGAAGCAGAGGGAGGATGAGCTGAGGAAAGAGAGGGCAAATATGTATGGCAAAGACAGGTTCAATACAGACAAGATGTCAAATCACATGGACACTTTGGCATTTCACAATTCAG TTGATGTACCAGTGAAGTGCAAATCCTCTCCATCATCACCAATGAAAACAGCCTACAAGATGGATCGCTGTGCTTTATCCTGCGATCACAGA TTTCCAGACGTCTATACCGGAGGAAGACGCAAGAGCGCCATGGCTCTGCGCTGGGAGGCAGGCGAATTTGCAAAAAATGACTGA
- the palmdb gene encoding uncharacterized protein palmdb isoform X4: MTLGVDDSHAIHPSHHPLNQMLTPSYPPVLRLKATVVDREADGQELNEGCNTTEYFNSFSVTMETTEQSELAMNCEVEVNVADSPEQGKDFNTYDEQVCLETDSSESPGEKVTLGKTTNLPADTIEIFKPDCSEANVCTVLPYQDQKEAMILETKHGGLNRNESITSSVSDTLSSADSVYENEIHRRRQDTPEQDPEQEQVPEPEQYPEPEQYPVPELHPEPEQYPEPEQYPEPEQYPEPEQDPEPEPELYPEPEQDPELEQYPETQEEQGHYSVLEQDPKPDQYPEQEPESEAEDNDLNPEDDGYQNLEIDIEEDPEAHTILFEPPMTEESTLEQCIREEAMSDVSNESCHYLDPEEMDECLRVEIAAASSDSDTDEKWRAIFSSSINKEDDDSYLDSLQLSAQELFVQKVEVKDFEEQDNDNFEEVRYEVPQVEEVLEQPEDIGSFSTPPQEVKCNPLGLQGLSKISEDESENGRDANHNHTTQQQHINADPNKKLPKDFCVIQETKSENVSTEHVDFQLARKQWREMEEQTTNKIVLPTTKQPSFHGSHSFMYTPVRNIERTQKKSHDLENLNLVGDYPHTQFSPCSEDSGLDDSSYRSPYDDPETPVEREIRISMEREENFRRERGLSRMGKSTDCAPSRSFPRSISTPLTPSFIITSSPTKEPLKHEVSANNIIILDPSKDFTSSPRHGKDNVTALSSEWRSEDSGSNLIILETSNLIIRSASEFSLNKACEQPQEKMFLNNPFFKLRSRSTISLVDEEIKMVKQREDELRKERANMYGKDRFNTDKMSNHMDTLAFHNSVDVPVKCKSSPSSPMKTAYKMDRCALSCDHRFPDVYTGGRRKSAMALRWEAGEFAKND, encoded by the exons aaagCTACTGTGGTGGACAGAGAAGCAGATGGACAAGAACTGAATGAAGGTTGCAACACAACTGAGTATTTCAACTCCTTCTCCGTCACCATGGAAACCACTGAACAATCAGAGCTGGCAATGAACTGTGAAGTGGAGGTCAATGTGGCTGATTCACCTGAGCAGGGAAAGGATTTCAATACATATGATGAGCAAGTTTGTTTAGAGACAGACTCATCAGAGTCCCCAGGGGAAAAGGTGACGCTTGGCAAAACAACCAACCTGCCAGCTGACACAATTGAGATTTTCAAGCCTGACTGCTCAGAGGCCAATGTTTGCACTGTATTGCCTTATCAAGATCAAAAGGAAGCTATGATATTAGAAACAAAGCATGGCGGCCTCAACAGGAATGAGTCAATCACCTCATCTGTGTCTGACACACTCTCCAGTGCTGACAGTGTTTATGAGAATGAGATCCATCGTAGGAGGCAGGACACGCCAGAACAAGATCCTGAGCAAGAACAAGTCCCTGAGCCAGAGCAGTATCCTGAGCCAGAGCAGTATCCTGTGCCAGAGCTGCATCCTGAGCCAGAACAGTATCCTGAGCCAGAACAGTATCCTGAGCCAGAGCAGTATCCTGAGCCAGAACAAGACcctgaaccagaaccagaactaTACCCTGAGCCAGAACAAGACCCTGAACTAGAGCAATACCCTGAGACACAGGAAGAGCAGGGACACTACTCTGTGCTAGAGCAAGATCCTAAACCTGACCAGTACCCTGAGCAGGAGCCAGAGTCTGAGGCTGAAGATAATGACCTTAATCCTGAGGATGATGGCTATCAAAATCTGGAAATAGACATAGAGGAGGACCCAGAGGCTCATACCATCCTATTTGAACCACCAATGACAGAGGAGTCTACATTAGAGCAGTGTATCAGAGAAGAGGCAATGTCAGATGTGTCCAATGAGTCCTGTCATTACCTTGATCCTGAAGAAATGGACGAATGTCTGAGAGTTGAGATTGCAGCTGCTTCTTCAGATAGTGACACAGACGAGAAATGGAGAGCTATATTCTCGTCTTCTATAAATAAAGAAGATGATGACTCATATTTAGACAGTCTTCAGCTGAGTGCCCAGGAGCTCTTTGTGCAGAAAGTTGAGGTGAAAGACTTTGAAGAACAAGACAACGACAACTTTGAAGAGGTCCGTTATGAGGTTCCACAAGTGGAAGAAGTTCTGGAACAACCTGAGGATATTGGTTCATTTTCCACCCCTCCACAAGAGGTTAAATGTAACCCTTTAGGCCTTCAAGGTTTGTCCAAAATCTCTGAAGATGAGAGTGAAAATGGCAGAGATGCCAATCACAATCACACCACCCAACAACAGCACATCAATGCAGATCCAAACAAGAAGCTACCTAAAGACTTCTGTGTGATACAAGAGACCAAGAGTGAGAATGTTAGCACAGAGCATGTGGACTTCCAGCTGGCTCGTAAACAGTGGAGGGAAATGGAGGAGCAAACCACAAACAAGATTGTCTTACCTACAACCAAGCAGCCCAGCTTCCATGGCAGTCACAGCTTCATGTACACACCGGTTCGCAACATTGAAAGAACCCAGAAGAAATCGCATGATCTGGAGAACTTAAATCTGGTTGGGGATTATCCTCACACCCAATTCAGCCCTTGCTCAGAGGATTCTGGCCTGGATGATTCCAGTTACAGGTCCCCTTATGATGACCCGGAAACACCAGTTGAAAGGGAGATTCGCATATCAATGGAAAGGGAGGAAAACttcaggagagagaggggcCTCTCCAGGATGGGCAAATCAACTGACTGTGCTCCATCACGAAGTTTCCCCAGATCCATAAGCACTCCACTCACGCCATCATTCATTATCACCTCCTCACCCACTAAGGAACCCCTGAAACATGAAGTGTCGGCAAACAACATTATCATTCTTGACCCAAGCAAGGATTTCACCTCCAGCCCCAGACATGGCAAAGACAATGTAACTGCTCTGTCCAGCGAGTGGCGCTCCGAGGACAGCGGCTCCAACCTCATCATCCTAGAGACATCCAATCTGATTATTCGCAGCGCCTCTGAGTTCTCCCTCAACAAAGCCTGTGAGCAGCCCCAAGAAAAAATGTTCCTGAACAACCCCTTTTTCAAGCTGCGTTCAAGAAGCACAATATCACTGGTGGATGAAGAGATTAAGATGGTGAAGCAGAGGGAGGATGAGCTGAGGAAAGAGAGGGCAAATATGTATGGCAAAGACAGGTTCAATACAGACAAGATGTCAAATCACATGGACACTTTGGCATTTCACAATTCAG TTGATGTACCAGTGAAGTGCAAATCCTCTCCATCATCACCAATGAAAACAGCCTACAAGATGGATCGCTGTGCTTTATCCTGCGATCACAGA TTTCCAGACGTCTATACCGGAGGAAGACGCAAGAGCGCCATGGCTCTGCGCTGGGAGGCAGGCGAATTTGCAAAAAATGACTGA